A region of Bifidobacterium adolescentis ATCC 15703 DNA encodes the following proteins:
- a CDS encoding conjugal transfer protein, producing the protein MRNRIAAAAAAGILTIGMAVLPSAASASEVAPSTDGLAGSTAISGQIDQDMAVCTDQACEAVQHLNKTNQQIKSDMETAKQHAEQLHQNAHEDADALRQYGEQAWKNYQEDREDIKNAIDGAVKRGQERHDALHQDMQDTQAHLNQMHADMKETHDELKTRHDAFAASSHQWHQSFIAALKDANSKTGQQGGSSVATGTHGITAGTNAGTTVTGVNGTTGTVRTAADTGANGAATGSVTASGDQTAASTGALTKSEYGQLAQTGIGISLACAAILLLAGLAYAMKTFVQYKRETSED; encoded by the coding sequence ATGAGGAATCGTATTGCAGCAGCTGCAGCGGCGGGAATATTAACCATCGGCATGGCCGTCCTGCCTTCCGCGGCTTCGGCCAGTGAAGTCGCACCGTCTACGGACGGATTGGCCGGCAGCACCGCCATCAGCGGGCAGATCGACCAGGATATGGCCGTGTGCACCGATCAGGCGTGCGAGGCCGTGCAGCACTTGAACAAGACGAATCAGCAGATCAAGTCGGATATGGAAACCGCCAAGCAGCACGCCGAGCAGCTGCATCAGAACGCGCACGAGGACGCCGACGCGCTTCGCCAGTACGGCGAGCAGGCCTGGAAGAACTACCAGGAGGACCGCGAGGATATAAAGAATGCGATTGACGGCGCGGTCAAGCGCGGTCAGGAGCGTCACGACGCTCTGCATCAGGATATGCAGGACACGCAGGCCCACCTCAACCAGATGCATGCCGATATGAAGGAGACCCACGACGAACTCAAGACGAGGCATGACGCGTTTGCGGCGAGCAGCCACCAGTGGCATCAGTCGTTCATCGCGGCGCTGAAGGACGCGAACTCCAAGACGGGTCAGCAGGGCGGCTCATCCGTTGCTACCGGCACGCATGGCATCACGGCTGGAACGAATGCCGGTACGACCGTTACTGGAGTCAACGGCACCACTGGCACTGTGCGCACGGCTGCCGACACTGGCGCGAATGGTGCTGCAACTGGATCCGTCACAGCTTCCGGCGATCAAACCGCCGCGTCCACCGGCGCGCTGACCAAGTCGGAATATGGACAGCTTGCACAAACCGGCATCGGCATTTCCCTTGCCTGCGCAGCCATTCTGCTGCTTGCCGGCCTTGCCTACGCCATGAAGACGTTCGTGCAGTATAAGCGCGAAACCAGCGAAGACTGA